In the genome of Daucus carota subsp. sativus chromosome 9, DH1 v3.0, whole genome shotgun sequence, the window tggaacttgaaatcagaaattcagttgcatatatggttgcatatggctgtattcagttgcatatggttgcattcagttgattctattgtaatctaatggtcccgccaggggcacaccatacatccgtcgtaacttacaattttcagttgcatttagttgcatatgaggttgcaaatgaagttgcaactgcagttgcaacttcccAGTTTTATTTGCAACCTCATTAACTgggaagttgcaactgcagttgcaacttcatttgcaacctcatatgcaactaaatgcaactgaaaactgtaatgTACCTCTGGCGGAGCCATTAGATtataatagaatcaactgaatgcaaccatatgcaactgaatacaaccatatatgcaactgaatttctgattttaagttccagttttcaaatgtcattttcgacctcatatttgtcgaaatatgaggtcgaaaatgacatttgaaaactggaagttgcaacttacagttttcagttcaactagttgcaattgcagttgcagcagttgcaactttccatttttatttgcaacttttgcaacctcatttgcaacttttgcaacctcatttgcaattGAAACGGAtggcgccgcccaaggttgcaaatgaggttgcaaaagttgcaaatcgtatttttgaaaaaagaattttatgaaaaggcattttttaaaaaaattctgaaaggtagtatttttgaaaacaataatagAAAAGGTAGGTATTTATATCTTCTAGACTACATTGTTTGTTCAATAAAAAAGATTTTGAAAGAAACAATTTCATTCCTTAAAAATTTTGTTGACACCTAAAATGAAAGACTACTTGTACAACAAAATatgatgattttattaaattgaaaaaagattTTGAAAGAAACAATTTCATTCCTtatatgattttgtttaatCGAGTAacaatttcattcaaaatcacATTAAATTTTAACTGAATCAAAGTCTAATCGAGTAACAATTATATTACTTTGATGATAGAATCTTTAAGGAATTGTTACTCGGTTAAACTATTGACTTTGTTTATTCAAAATCTAACCGACTAacaatttcattcaaaatcatattaaaatttaaggaATGAAATTGTTACTCGGTTAAACAAAGTCATATATGGAATGAAATTGTTTATTAAAATACACAGAATAAATAAAGTCAGTAGTTTAACCGAGTAACAATTTCATTCCTTAAAATCtttttatcaattaaaattttaaaactagtaTAATTTTAAGGCTGTCATATAAggattcatatatattatattattatataatgttgTTTCTCTTcaattaattaactaatatttttatataattttatcgaaTCAATTAGttctatttttgttttaaaaaatttcttatagataaatatacaagaaaaaggtaactaaaaaataataaggaaaaggaaagagaaaagagaaagaagtgGGGTAGAAgcctagagagagagagagaggagagagagacacTTTCCTCTTCATCTTAATTTTCTTAACAATCTCTTCTACAACTTCCTTGCCTGTCTGCCACCCATTATCACATACCCTCTAAACCACACCCCCtcttcatctctttccttcattttcttctcaTTCTATTTCTCACCCTCCCTTATCATATCTCTCTCCTTATTATCCATCTCTCTGTGTTTTTCTTACCCACTTTGCAGCAGGATTTTAGGGCTCTATGTAATTTTTCTCAGCATTATCTTTTCTTCAAGAGAGAGAGGTTTTTTGATTACCCATTTGGTGAAAGTTGGTATTTTTTTGGTTTCTTGTGGTTTGATTGATTGTTTTTGGTCAGATTTGAGTCAACTTGTGGGTTGATTTTGAGTTGATTTTGTAGTCAATATTGAAactcagagagagagagagagttctaAAGAAATTTATAAGGGGATAGAGAGAGATGTGGAGCTTAACGAGATTTTGTGAGAAAGTGTATATGATGGTGGAAGGAGGATCTGATTATTGTTCAAAGAAGTCTGATGATATATGTGGGAATGCTTCTGGTGAggtaaagattcaatctttgtTAAAAGCTTCAATTTTTATGTTAAAGATTCTATATTTTCGAGATTTATATGCATTTAGATCTAATTGTTCTGTGTTTACATTGCTGGGATATGTTAGTTTTAGACAATGCTCGATCTTCTCATATGGGATTGCCTGTAATTTGATTAGTTTCTTCGAAACTGCATGAATTTGGGGAATGTTGAAGGTCATGGTCTTTGTATACTTGTGTTTTTTCATGGACCAagtcaaaaaatttgaaatcgGAAATAATTGCTCGAAGGGacttttatattttgtaattcCAGAAAGTGTATGTATTTGACAAGTTTATACTTGATCATGTACATGGCACCCTTTAGTTTGCTctaaaatttggatttttttgaCCAAGTAAACAATTTTGAAATCTAGAAGAATTGCATAAATGGACTTTTGGATTTGTATTGTCGAAAAGGTATTGtttagttgattcttgatcATGAAAACACATGTGATTTTCTCCTATATATTATGTTTTCACGCCAATTTTGGTTCCATCTAGCATATGCAATTAGAGAGATGTATATATGTTGTAATGCAGTCCAATGGGATAGACCTCTTTGTCTTTTTTTCTCATGATTTATAATTGTGCTTATAAGATGCCATGTGATTTAGGTAAATTCCAATTAGGGGatttttggtgttttgttaGGAATAGTGTTTAGAGGTCTGCATTATTTTAATGGCGCAGAACAATTCTTTTAAGTTTCTTTTTTATCAGTCATAGCCTGCTTTCAACAAGCTGGTCTATGTGCTTCCGTGCCTGTAAATTGGATAGTGCTTTTTTGATCGCTTTTCCTTACCAAATGTCCTAAAGGTAATATGTTCACATAATGCAGGATTCGGGCCGTATGTTGAGCATGACAAGATTACGTTGTATTATACGGGGACTAGATTTAAAAATGTTTCTCTTCCTATTAATATTGATACCAACATGTGTCTTTGGTTTATATTTGCATGGTCAAAAAATATCGTACTTCTTGCGGCCATTATGGGAATCTCCCCCTAAACCTTTTCGAGAGATCCCTCATTATTATCATGAGAATGTGACAATGAAGAATCTGTGCAAACTGCATGGTTGGGGCATCCGTGAGTTCCCAAGACGAGTTTACGATGCAGTGTTATTTAGTAATGAAGTGGATCTGCTTACTGTGAGGTGGAAAGAATTGCATCCTTACATAACAGAGTTTGTGCTTCTCGAGTCAAATTCTACTTTTACTGGTTTGGCAAAGCCACTGGATTTCGCCAGCCATAGAGAACAGTTTCAGTTTGTTGAATCGCGGTTAACTTATGGCCAAATTCCTGGAAGACATTTAAAAGGAGAAAACCCATTCGTTGAGGAAGCATATCAGCGCCTAGCTCTTGATTACCTTCTTAGGAAAGCAGGTATTCAAGATGATGACTTGTTAATAATGTCAGATGTTGATGAGATACCAAGTAGGCACACCATCAATTTATTGAGGTGGTGTGATGACATACCCCCAATCCTTCATCTTCGGTTAAAGAACTATCTGTATTCTTTCGAGTTTCTACTGGATAACAACAGCTGGCGAGCTTCAATTCATAGATATCAGACAGGGAAGACAAGATATGCACATTATCGCCAGTCTGATGACATATTGTCAGATGCTGGCTGGCATTGCAGCTTTTGCTTCCGCCGTATCAGCGAGTTCATATTTAAGATGAAAGCATACAGTCACAATGATAGAGTGagattttctaaatttttgaaCCCTAAAAGAGTTCAGGCAGTAATTTGCAGAGGGGCTGACCTCTTTGATATGTTACCTGAGGAGTACACATTCAAGGCAATCATCGGAAAAATGGGTCCCATACCTCATTCCTACTCCGCGGTTCACCTTCCAGCATATCTTTTGGAGAATGCTGACAAGTATAAGTTTCTTCTGCCCGGGAATTGCATACGAGAAGATGGTGGCTGATCAACAACCTCTTATGGTAGTTTCGTTGCCCAGTTTTTGTGTAAAGTTGGAGATTCAGCTAACAGGAGTGCGCGATGTTTTTGTCCAATCAACAGATGACTGCAATGTGTTAGTTCACACTACATTTCTTTcgtatattcatatatatcatTCTTTCGGAGGCATTGTGGAAGGTTAGTTGAGTCCATAAATTTCTGGAGTGATATTGTATATAACATCAGTATGCGAGTTGgttatcatatttaaatttagcaCACACATTTACCGAGTGCTGGAGCTTGTGATTATTGAAAAGTTTATTGCTTAAGATATAATTGTGCTGGTATAGCCCGGAACcacctctccctctccccccacccccaacacacacacacacacacaagaaACAGTCATCAGCCCTACTGAAATTTGGAGTACTTGTTATTATCTGTATCATTGAGGGCAGGCGCCAGCTACGAGACATGGACAGAtagaatatatcatatatgatgCTTTTAAACAGTTTAAAATGCGATAAAAATATGTCAATGATTAAGCATGTATACCATTGTTAAGTTCTGTGCTGTATTTAAATATCATGGAGTTGTAGGCATGTCTTGTTGGCTGTTGCTGCCATATGGTATACAAAGAGATGGGTTAAAGTATGGTCATTTTGCTTCATATGTCAAGTATCTCGGGTAGGGTATATCGgttacgtttggtttggttcGTTCGAGCCGGTTATTTCGGGATATACCagatatgtttggtttgatTCGGGTCGGTTATTTCGAGTATTCTAGAATGCCAATATTATACTGGTATAATAATAATGCAAAGTTTGAGGGAGCTTATGGGTTGATGATGATGTTGGTTTCTTGGCCCCATTATCTCTCTGGCATGATTTATTATTCTACGCCTAGAGATGTCTTATAAGTTGTAACATGTGcatgtgttcttgttcttgtgTTGTTTTCTGTTCTTAACTttctatattaattattgaCGAATCAGCATGTTTTTCTAGAGTTTTTTCAACTATTCGGATCACCGATCAATACTGACAAATTCGAATAATTTATCGGGCTTGCAATTATTGACACGCAAGTCcgagaatttcatgaaaattttgatcATCCCCCTCTTACTGGATCCTTGTGATTCGgtgtttgatttaaaattttgaagttaCGTTAGTGACTAATCGGTAGAAGTTGTATCGTTGAGCACAAAAATTCGAATTACGGTGGTGACATGAACTGAAGTTCTGTTCAATTAGAAGTAAATTGATCGAGTTAATAATATCACAATCGGAAATGATTAATACAGGATGATACAGGACAGAGGCACAGAGCTAGCTGAATGAgaaaaatgatattatttttttaattttaagtcgTATTTTGTTCGTAAAAATAATACTGTTTTCGATCTAAATTCTTTGCTAATTTCAAATAATCAGCAAAacagaaatattatttttgattttagctGCGATACTTTAATTCATGGGAAATAAATCCCAGTAGGATGCAGGGTACGGATACGGGAATGTGCGGTAACACATGAATTCGGcagatattaatatattaaaattatatattatgcatatatatattaagagttatatttatttaaatcaatataaatcaAACAATTAAGTAAATAAGTACATTATCCTtaacaatttatataataattttttgataaaataattgTTGCACTGTAAAATAGGTAAATGATTAAATAATTAactatttacaaaattaatgatGAAAGAATTCTCGGCAATCGAGTGTGCAGTGCTACGGGTGAGTGAATGCTTATCTAGGAATCTGGAAATCCTTGATATCTCTATTAACGCCAATCACATTCGTTCGATTTCAGGATGAATGTAATTCTGAATTCAAAAGCACAAGTCACAATCTGTGCACTCATGCTGCGGATTCCTGATCAGACTGCAAAAACTTATTACGACAAGTAACTTATTATTTAAAGTAAGATGTAAGTTGTTAATAGTACTGAATGAATGTTACAGATTCTGCAGAGATAATGATCACATTTGGAACAGATGAACTGTGGCCTAATGCCCTTCGAAGATAAGCATTACAGATTCTTTGCAAGATGGCCTAAAGTTCTAAGGATCTTCTGATTCGAAGAAGAAAAGAATCTGACAGACTACCGTCAGTAGTGCTACTTTCGGGCCATGATCAGACAGGTATGAGATGCTTAATATCTGATAAGAATCATCAGGTAACACTATAAATAGCACTTACTATCATGAAGAGAAATGCAAGCTCAACGACGAAGATGGTTCTGCAATCAGAGATGTTCCCTGGTGGCTACAAGCAACAGAGCTACTCACACGATGGCTACTCCTCCTCGGGCTATGGCCAAGGCCCGATGCATATGGGACCAACTCCCTCCTTCAGCTCTTCTCAGATGATGCATTCTGGAACTCATGGGCATGGACACGGTCAGCACCACCACAGCACCACTGATTTTCAGAGCAGTGCCTCAAACGGGCATATGTCTGGCCCTTTCACTCATGGCAACAGTTTCAGCCATGGAATGCCAGCAGGCGGCTATGGGAGTTCTTACACCAGCAACTTCAGCCATGGAATGCCTACTGGCAGCTATGGAACCTCTTACCATGGGGCAACAGTCGGCCCCATGGGATCGAAGATTGAGTCACTGAAGCATgactataataactatggtCATTCAAGCATGATGCATAGCCCTATGCATGGAGGTCACCAGTCTGCTGAGTGGAAACTCAAGTCCATTGAAGACGACGACTAGAGATGCTATGATACTAATGCATCAGAAGTATGCAGACTCTAATTACTTGGCAATGTCTCAAATTTCCCACATATAATGTGGTTGTTATATTACTAAGCTTGAATAAACTCTTATAATATCTACTGGATTTTCTCCCTGGGAAATCATCTCTGATGCTATGATCACTAGAAAGAATTCAGAAACAATATTTCAGGTAAGCGGAAATCAAAAGAAAAACGCTTAATCAAACTCGTATGAAGATTAGCAGCCCAGCTATGGACATCACAGCCTTAACTAAATCATAGCCAAGTCTAAATAAGAGAATTACCTGTTAATCGTATTTCTTCAGGAAGTCAGAAATATCTGCTACTTTTATACTATCGCTATATCTCCTTTTCTGAAATTTCTTCTATCAAATAATTAAGCATCTTTAATATTCAGATGAAACCAGACATAGTCAGATTCATAAATCTCATTCTGCAGTCTCCCCTACAGGTCTTGAAGTCTCATCACCACTTCCTGTTATTTATCTTGTAGTCCCTATACAAGCAATAAACATGTGTGCtcctttatatttttgtaaaatcaaatttcaaaaaaaaaaaaaaaaaagtcactaAGAAAAAGGTAGCTAGGATTTTTGACTTCACGGATTCTGGCTTATAAGTCGGAAGTTGACTTATAATTTCTTTACACGAACTGTACGGGTAAGCTGTTTATGACTTATAAGCTCAGAAgttgggcttttaagcccagccaAACGAAAAGAATGGATTCTGGGGATAAATAAGTTTTACAGatctggaaaagaaaagaatcTGAGTGCTACTGTCAGTAGTGCTACTTTGTGACCATGATCAGACAGGTATGTGATGCTCCATATCTAGTAAGAATCATCAGGTAATGCTATAAATAGGATTCATTACCATAAGGAGAAATGCAATATTAGGATTGAAAATGGTTCTATAATCTGAGATGTT includes:
- the LOC108202906 gene encoding uncharacterized protein LOC108202906, with product MWSLTRFCEKVYMMVEGGSDYCSKKSDDICGNASGEDSGRMLSMTRLRCIIRGLDLKMFLFLLILIPTCVFGLYLHGQKISYFLRPLWESPPKPFREIPHYYHENVTMKNLCKLHGWGIREFPRRVYDAVLFSNEVDLLTVRWKELHPYITEFVLLESNSTFTGLAKPLDFASHREQFQFVESRLTYGQIPGRHLKGENPFVEEAYQRLALDYLLRKAGIQDDDLLIMSDVDEIPSRHTINLLRWCDDIPPILHLRLKNYLYSFEFLLDNNSWRASIHRYQTGKTRYAHYRQSDDILSDAGWHCSFCFRRISEFIFKMKAYSHNDRVRFSKFLNPKRVQAVICRGADLFDMLPEEYTFKAIIGKMGPIPHSYSAVHLPAYLLENADKYKFLLPGNCIREDGG
- the LOC108202907 gene encoding uncharacterized protein LOC108202907 — protein: MKRNASSTTKMVLQSEMFPGGYKQQSYSHDGYSSSGYGQGPMHMGPTPSFSSSQMMHSGTHGHGHGQHHHSTTDFQSSASNGHMSGPFTHGNSFSHGMPAGGYGSSYTSNFSHGMPTGSYGTSYHGATVGPMGSKIESLKHDYNNYGHSSMMHSPMHGGHQSAEWKLKSIEDDD